The Solicola gregarius DNA window GGCGCGCGTACCCGCGACCATCCAACCTCCCTTGGCCAAGCCGTCCGCGCGGTCAGCCTAATACTGCTCGCGCTCAACCCCTTGGCGTCGATTCCAGATACCGTTAGTATCCGAACATGGTCCAGACTACCGACGTGCTGATCGTAGGGACCGGGTTCTCCGGTCTCGGCATGGGCATCCAGCTGCGCAAGGCCGGCCGCGAGGACTTCATCATCGTGGAGAAGGCCGCCGACGTCGGCGGCACGTGGCGCGACAACACCTACCCGGGCTGCGAGTGCGACATCCCGAGCCACATGTACTCGTTCTCGTATGAGCTCAACCCCGACTGGAGCCGCCACTTCTCCGGCAACCAGGAGATCTGGGACTACCTGCGCGACGTCTCGGCGCGTCACCACCTCGACGAGAAGATCCACTACGGCGTCAAGGTCACCGGTGCCGAGTGGGACGACGACCTCCACCGCTGGACGGTCCACACCGAAGGCGGCGAGACGTACGACGCCCGCGCCGTCGTCTCGGGTGTCGGTGCACTGCACATCCCGAACATCCCGAACCTCCCAGGTACCGAGACCTTCGAAGGCGAGCGGTTCCACTCATCGGAGTGGAACCACGACGTCGACCTGCAGGGCAAACGGGTCGCCGTGATCGGTACGGGCGCGAGCGCCGTGCAGTTCACGCCGATCATCGCCGACCAGGCCGATCAGCTGACGATCTTCCAACGCACGCCGCCGTGGGTGTTGCCCAAGAACGACAAGGCGATCCCGGAGTGGCAGCGGTCGTTCTTCCGCTCCGTGCCACCGGCGCAGCGCGCGTACCGCAACGCGCTGTACTGGGTGCTCGAATCGCGCGCCGTCGGCTTCAACGGCCAGCTCAACATTTTGAAGTTCGCCGAGAAGATCGTCGAACGCTACGTACGCAAGGCGGTCGATGATCCCGCGCTGCAGGACAAGCTCATCCCCGACTACCGGATGGGATGCAAGCGGATCCTGCAGTCCAACGCGTACTACAAGATGTTCAACCGCGACGACGTCACGCTGATCGACTCCGGGGTCGCCGAGATCACGCCTCACGGCGTGGTCGACAACGCCGGCATCGAGCACGGGGCCGACGTGATCATCTATGGCACGGGATTCCATGTCGTTGACGCTCTCGAGTACCTCGACATCACCGGCCGCGAGGGCAAGAACCTCGGCAAGGTCTTCGAGGAGGACGGCGTCGAGACGTACCTCGGCATCAACGCGACCGGATTCCCGAACCTGTTCTTCATGCTCGGGCCCAACACCGGGCTCGGCCACAACTCGGTGGTGTTCATGATCGAGCAGCAGGCGAAGTACATCACCCGCTTCCTCGACGAGCTCGACCGTCGCGGTGCGACCGCTGCGGACGTACGCCCGGCCGCCCAGCGCGAGTTCAACGACACCATCCAACGAAAGCTCACCAAGGGCATCTGGACCCAGGGCGGCTGCACGAGCTGGTACCTCGACTCGCAGGGTAAGAACCGCACCATCTGGCCGGGCTTCACCTTCCTGTACTGGTGGGACACCCGCAAGATCGAGGCGCCCGACTACGAGTGGGTGAGAGCCGCATGACAACCGCCGTGGCCCCGACACAGTTGCCACCCGGCCCACGGATCCCGGTCGGGCTGCAGACGGCGCTGTTCATGACGAGTGCCCTCTGGTACGTCCCCGCGATGCACCGTCGGTACGGCGATGTCTTCACGTTGCGCTGCGCTCCTCGCGACCAGCGGCTGGTGTTCATCAACCGGCGAGAGCACATCAAGGAAGTCTTCACCGGCGACCCCCAGGTGTTCCACGCGGGTGAGGGCAACGAGCTGCTGCGGACCGTCATGGGCCAGCACTCGGTGCTGCTCGTCGACGACGAGACCCACCTGCGTGCCCGCAAGCTGCTGATGCCGGCGTTCCACGGCGCCGCACTGCGTTCGTACGAAGGTCTGGTCGGCACCCTCGCGAAGAGTGACGTCGACTCGTGGCGGCCGGGCGAGCCGCTCGTTGCACTCGACCGGATGAACGCCCTCACCCTCGAGATCATCATGCAGGTCGTGTTCGGCGTCACCGACGAGGAGCGGCTGTCCCGCCTGCGACCGGTCGTGAACAACACCGTCAGCATCGGCGCGCTCACCCTGTTGTCGTGGGCGTACCCGAAGCTGCAGAAGTACGCGCCGTGGCGCGCGTACATGAACAACCAGCGGCGTTTCGACGAACTGCTGTACGCGGAGATTTCGGAGCGGCGCCGTGCGGCCGATCTCGAGCAACGCGACGACGTACTGTCGCGGCTTCTCCACGTCGGTGCGGGCGACGACCAGGAGCACGAACCTCTCAGCGATGCGGAGCTTCGCGACCAGCTGGTGACCCTGCTGCTCGCCGGGCACGAGACGACGGCATCGGCACTTTCGTGGACGCTTCACGAGCTGGCACAGAACCCGGACGTACAGCGCCGCGCCCGCCGCGCCGCAGACGAGGGCGACCGCAAGTACCTCGAGGCGGTGGTCAAGGAGGCGATGCGGGTTCACCCCGTGATCGACCAGGTACGCCGGGTGCTGAAGGAGGACGCCACAGTGGCCGGCTACCGCCTGCCCGCGGGCACGACGGTTGTCCCGTCCGTACGCTTCGCGCACGCGAGCGGGGTGAACTACCCGGACCCCGACGCATTCCGCCCGGAGCGATTCGTCGACGGCGAGGTCGCATCCAACACGTGGCTGCCGTTCGGCGGCGGCGTCCGTCGCTGCCTCGGTGCGGGCTTCTCGCTGATGGAGGGCACGATCATCCTGGGCGAGATCCTGCAGAGGTACACCGTGCGCCCCGATCCGCACAGCTTGGAACGCGAGACCATCCGCAACATCACCACAGTCCCGAAGCACAAGGCGCGCGTCGTACTCGCCGCACGCTGACGCGCAGTGCACCAGGAGGCCGCAATGACCGCCGTCCAGGCCAGTCGAGACGCACAGCTCCCACCCGGCCCGAAGCTGCCATGGTTCGTGCAGACGATCGCACTGATGCGCGCACGCACCAGATTCGTCCCGGCGATGCACCGACGTTACGGCGACCTGTTCACCCTGCGGGTGCCGCCGGGCGGCCGGGCGCTGGTCTTCCTCAACCGGCCCGAGCACATCAAGCAGGTCTTCGCCGGAGACCCGACGACCTTCCACGCCGGCGAAGGCAATGCGATCCTCGGCCCGGTCATGGGCGAGCACTCGGTGCTGCTGACCGACGAGGACGTGCACATGCGCGCCCGCAAGCTGCTGATGCCCGCGTTCAACGGCGCGGCGCTGCGCTCGTACGAGGCGCTCGTCGCGTCGCTCGCCAAGCGCGAGGTCGACACCTGGGAGTCGGGTCAGACACTGGTCACTCTCGACCGGATGAACGCACTCACCCTCGAGATCATCATGCAGGTCGTCTTCGGCGTCACCGACGAGCGCCGGCTCGCGGAGCTGCGCCCACTCGTCAACCGCACCGTCAACATCGGCCCGCTCATCCTGCTCGGCTGGGCGTACCCGCAGCTGCAGAAGCGGCGTCCGTGGTCGGCGTACCTCGCCAACCAGACGGCGTTGAACGAGGTGCTGTACGCAGAGATCGCCGAGCGGCGCCGCGCCACGGACCTCGCCGAGCGAAGCGACGTGCTGTCTCGGTTGCTGCTGGTCGGCGCCGACGGTGACGCCGACCACGAGCCATCGAGCGGCGAGGAGAGAGCGAGGAACGAGCGGGTCGACGAGCGCGACCAGAGGGCACTGAGCGACGCCGAACTGCGCGACCAGTTGGTCACGTTGCTGCTCGCCGGACACGAGACGACGGCATCGGCGCTTTCGTGGACGATCCATGAGCTCGCGATGAACCGCGACGTGCAGCGACGGGCGCGTACCGCCGCCGACAACGGCGACCTGAAGTATCTGGAGGCAGTGCTCAAGGAGGGCATGCGCGTGCACCCGATCATCGACCAGGTCGCACGGATGCTGACCGAGGACACCACCGTGGCCGGCAGCCGACTGCCGGCGGGCACGACCGTGACACCGTCGATCCGGCTCGCGCATCTGCGCGAACAGAACCACCCCGACCCGTACCGGTTCCGGCCCGAGCGGTTCCTCGACAATGAGATCGCACCGAACACGTGGCTGCCGTTCGGTGGCGGCGTGCGGCGCTGCATCGGGGCGGGATTCTCACTGATGGAAGGCACCGCCGTTCTGCGCGAAGTGCTGCAGCGCTATGAATTGACCATGACGGAACGCAAACCGGAACGTACGAGGATCCGCAACATCACCTGCGTGCCGAAGGGCAAGGCGCGGGTCGTCGTGACTGCCCGGTGAGCGGGCGCGACCGGCCGACGATGCGGGCAGCGCAGATCACCCGACTCGAAGGGCCGAGTGCCGTGGAGGTCGGCGAGGTCGCCGAGCCAACGCCTGGCGACGGCCAGGTGCTCATCGACGTACACGCTTCTGGTGTCTCCTTTCCGGAGCTGCTGCAGACGCGCGGGCTATACCAGCTCAAGCCGCCGCTGCCGTTCGTACCGGGCTCGGAGATCGCAGGCTCCGTTGTCGACTCGCCGTCCGACTCGGGTCTCGCGGCCGGGGATCGGGTCGCGGCGTTCCCGCTGCTCGGTGGGTTCGCCGAGCGAGTAGTCGCATCGGTCGACATGGTCTTCAAGCTGCCCGACGCACTCTCGTACGAGCAGGGCGCCGCGCTACCGCTCAACTACCTCACCGCACACTTCGCCCTGCTGCGCCGCGGACAGCTGACCCCGGGCGACAGCGTGCTCGTGCACGGTGCCGCCGGCGGCATCGGCACCGCTTCGATCCAGGTCGCCAAGGCGTTCGGCGCCGGACAGGTCATCGCGGTGACATCGACCGATGCGAAGTCGCGCGTCGCGCTCGACGCCGGCGCCGACGACGCCGTTTCCGCCGACGGCTTCAAGGACGCGGTCAAGGACCTGACGGACGGCAAAGGCGTCGACATCGTCGTCGACCCGGTCGGCGGCGACCGATTCACCGACTCACTGCGCTCGCTCGCACCGAACGGTCGGGTCCTGGTGATCGGCTTCACCGCCGGCGAGATCCCCACGGTCAAGGTGAACCGACTGCTGCTCAACAACACCGACGTACGCGGCGTCGGGTGGGGCGCCTTCGTGCTCCAACAACCCGGGTACGTGGCGGCGCAGTGGGCTGAGCTGGTGCCACACATCGAGTCCGGCGCACTCGTACCCCCGATCGGCGCGACGTACCCGCTCGACTCGGTCGCCGATGCACTGGCCGAGCTCGACGAGCGCCGCGCGACCGGGAAGGTCGTGCTCAGCGTGCGTTGAGCGGGCGTGTTCGCGCGCGCCGGATGCCGCAGCCAAGACGGGCATGACACGCAAAGCAGCTGACTGACTGTACAGTTAGCGAATGGACAGTGCGATCCGGAAGACCTTGCCCGGGGTGTCCTATCACTCCGATGAGACGTACGACATCGACAAGGAGCGGGTGTTCTACCGCAACTGGGTGTACGTCGGTCGCGCTGAACGGGTCGCTAAGCCCGGCGCCTGGCTGCGCGTGGAGATCGCCGAGGAGAGCATCCTGATCGTTCGAGGTAAGGACGACCAGGTCCGCGGCTTCTACAACGTCTGTCGGCACCGGGGCTCGCGGATCTGCGATGACGCAAGCGGCGAGGTCCGCACCCACCTGCGTTGCCCGTACCACGCGTGGGGCTATGCACTCGATGGGACGCTGGCGATAACCCCGATGATCGAGAAGGACGAGATCGACCGGGAGTCGACGTCACTGTGGCCGGTCCACGTCGAGGTCTGGGAAGGGTTCGTCTTCGTCAATCTCTCCCGCGAGGAGCCGCGGTCGCTACGCGAGCACCTCGCCGACCAGCAGGACGACCCGCTGGGGCTAGCGCGGTTCGGGCTTGCAGACCTGCGCATCGGCCACATCTCGGTCAACGACGTCCAGGCCAACTGGAAGATCGTCATCGAGAACTACAACGAGTGCCTACATTGTCCGACGATCCACCCTGAGCTCGTCGCCGCCGTGCCCGCGTACAGAAAGGGAAACATCTTCGAGAACGACCGCCACGACGGTGGCGTCTCCTTGGCCGATGGTCGTACCGCGATCGTCGACGACCCCCGGCTCCGGCTGCCGCTCCTGCCGGGGTTCAAGAAGGACGGTGACCCGGAGGCCTACTACGGAGCCGGCGTCTACCCGACGATGTTCCTCGATGTCGACGGGTCCAGCTGCCTGACCACCGCGGTCTTCCCGACCGGCCCGCGGAGCTGCCGGCTGGTGACGGAGTACCTGTTCAGCTCCGAGGCGCTGGCCGACCCCGACTTCGACCCCTCGCCGATAGTGGAGTTCAACGAACGGGTGACCCACCAGGACAACGAGGCGTGCGAGCGCGTCCAACGCGGCGTGACCTCACGGGCGTTCGATCACGGCGTCTTCCCGGCCAAGGACTCCTGGGTCCACGGTTTCGACCAGCGGTACCTGCGCGACCTCGAGGACGACCCTAGCGTCGAGCGCCAAGACGCCTGACTGGCCGGC harbors:
- a CDS encoding flavin-containing monooxygenase, which translates into the protein MVQTTDVLIVGTGFSGLGMGIQLRKAGREDFIIVEKAADVGGTWRDNTYPGCECDIPSHMYSFSYELNPDWSRHFSGNQEIWDYLRDVSARHHLDEKIHYGVKVTGAEWDDDLHRWTVHTEGGETYDARAVVSGVGALHIPNIPNLPGTETFEGERFHSSEWNHDVDLQGKRVAVIGTGASAVQFTPIIADQADQLTIFQRTPPWVLPKNDKAIPEWQRSFFRSVPPAQRAYRNALYWVLESRAVGFNGQLNILKFAEKIVERYVRKAVDDPALQDKLIPDYRMGCKRILQSNAYYKMFNRDDVTLIDSGVAEITPHGVVDNAGIEHGADVIIYGTGFHVVDALEYLDITGREGKNLGKVFEEDGVETYLGINATGFPNLFFMLGPNTGLGHNSVVFMIEQQAKYITRFLDELDRRGATAADVRPAAQREFNDTIQRKLTKGIWTQGGCTSWYLDSQGKNRTIWPGFTFLYWWDTRKIEAPDYEWVRAA
- a CDS encoding cytochrome P450: MTTAVAPTQLPPGPRIPVGLQTALFMTSALWYVPAMHRRYGDVFTLRCAPRDQRLVFINRREHIKEVFTGDPQVFHAGEGNELLRTVMGQHSVLLVDDETHLRARKLLMPAFHGAALRSYEGLVGTLAKSDVDSWRPGEPLVALDRMNALTLEIIMQVVFGVTDEERLSRLRPVVNNTVSIGALTLLSWAYPKLQKYAPWRAYMNNQRRFDELLYAEISERRRAADLEQRDDVLSRLLHVGAGDDQEHEPLSDAELRDQLVTLLLAGHETTASALSWTLHELAQNPDVQRRARRAADEGDRKYLEAVVKEAMRVHPVIDQVRRVLKEDATVAGYRLPAGTTVVPSVRFAHASGVNYPDPDAFRPERFVDGEVASNTWLPFGGGVRRCLGAGFSLMEGTIILGEILQRYTVRPDPHSLERETIRNITTVPKHKARVVLAAR
- a CDS encoding aromatic ring-hydroxylating oxygenase subunit alpha, whose protein sequence is MDSAIRKTLPGVSYHSDETYDIDKERVFYRNWVYVGRAERVAKPGAWLRVEIAEESILIVRGKDDQVRGFYNVCRHRGSRICDDASGEVRTHLRCPYHAWGYALDGTLAITPMIEKDEIDRESTSLWPVHVEVWEGFVFVNLSREEPRSLREHLADQQDDPLGLARFGLADLRIGHISVNDVQANWKIVIENYNECLHCPTIHPELVAAVPAYRKGNIFENDRHDGGVSLADGRTAIVDDPRLRLPLLPGFKKDGDPEAYYGAGVYPTMFLDVDGSSCLTTAVFPTGPRSCRLVTEYLFSSEALADPDFDPSPIVEFNERVTHQDNEACERVQRGVTSRAFDHGVFPAKDSWVHGFDQRYLRDLEDDPSVERQDA
- a CDS encoding cytochrome P450; its protein translation is MTAVQASRDAQLPPGPKLPWFVQTIALMRARTRFVPAMHRRYGDLFTLRVPPGGRALVFLNRPEHIKQVFAGDPTTFHAGEGNAILGPVMGEHSVLLTDEDVHMRARKLLMPAFNGAALRSYEALVASLAKREVDTWESGQTLVTLDRMNALTLEIIMQVVFGVTDERRLAELRPLVNRTVNIGPLILLGWAYPQLQKRRPWSAYLANQTALNEVLYAEIAERRRATDLAERSDVLSRLLLVGADGDADHEPSSGEERARNERVDERDQRALSDAELRDQLVTLLLAGHETTASALSWTIHELAMNRDVQRRARTAADNGDLKYLEAVLKEGMRVHPIIDQVARMLTEDTTVAGSRLPAGTTVTPSIRLAHLREQNHPDPYRFRPERFLDNEIAPNTWLPFGGGVRRCIGAGFSLMEGTAVLREVLQRYELTMTERKPERTRIRNITCVPKGKARVVVTAR
- a CDS encoding NADPH:quinone oxidoreductase family protein, producing MSGRDRPTMRAAQITRLEGPSAVEVGEVAEPTPGDGQVLIDVHASGVSFPELLQTRGLYQLKPPLPFVPGSEIAGSVVDSPSDSGLAAGDRVAAFPLLGGFAERVVASVDMVFKLPDALSYEQGAALPLNYLTAHFALLRRGQLTPGDSVLVHGAAGGIGTASIQVAKAFGAGQVIAVTSTDAKSRVALDAGADDAVSADGFKDAVKDLTDGKGVDIVVDPVGGDRFTDSLRSLAPNGRVLVIGFTAGEIPTVKVNRLLLNNTDVRGVGWGAFVLQQPGYVAAQWAELVPHIESGALVPPIGATYPLDSVADALAELDERRATGKVVLSVR